In Mercenaria mercenaria strain notata chromosome 13, MADL_Memer_1, whole genome shotgun sequence, a single window of DNA contains:
- the LOC128548032 gene encoding alpha-(1,3)-fucosyltransferase C-like has translation MAFTSLKCFPGRITVTISPRTRKLFLTLVLTTVFFIVLNETIMISEMNYSSAVYTVSSATKPSRSYKTILKGAPVSRKNPKILLYTNFFGEMKWYEESKDVYTTTCPAGCTLTNDKSQIETADALVFHLSDIAWQATLSSGLQFPFPKYRRPDQAWIFYNLEPLTMVWGDMKSWQGLFNWTWSYTRSSDVYSPYGTCRKLTADEVKENEENKVFLNYDYFSEKTEEGGIAMISHCTDEARRYRIIEKLREYIPVRVIGRCGEGCPDGYLSCNKQLHKNKFYLAFENSDCYDYVSEKYWRSLIRKQIPIVAWRLNMDDIVIPGSYINVWDFPDLDAAGRYIQEVNRNKTLYNSYFQWQFTYKVLGTSGFCDLCHKLQDQTVPRMVYHDMNGWIMNNTCRPVSLQRYIHRWFDRFTYDFRIH, from the exons ATGGCGTTTACATCGTTGAAATGTTTTCCAGGTAGAATAACAGTAACTATCAGTCCAAGAACAAGGAAGTTATTTTTGACGTTAGTGTTGACAACAGTgttctttattgttttaaatgaaacGATAATGATATCGGAAATGAACTATTCATCTGCTGTATATACTGTTTCCAGTGCCACTAAGCCAAGCCGTAGttataaaaccattttaaaagGTGCACCGGTATCTCGtaaaaatccaaaaatattgcTTTACACAAACTTTTTCGGGGAGATGAAATGGTATGAAGAAAGCAAAGATGTTTACACAACAACATGCCCAGCTGGTTGTACGTTGACAAATGATAAATCTCAAATTGAAACTGCAGACGCTTTAGTGTTTCATTTGAGCGATATTGCATGGCAAGCCACGCTTAGCTCCGGACTGCAGTTTCCGTTTCCAAAATATCGTCGTCCTGATCAAGCTTGGATTTTTTATAATCTCGAACCCTTAACTATGGTCTGGGGCGACATGAAATCATGGCAAGGGCTTTTTAACTGGACTTGGTCATATACAAGAAGCTCGGATGTCTATTCGCCTTATGGCACTTGTAGGAAACTCACTGCAGACGAAGTTAAAGAAAACGAAGAAAACaaagtgtttttaaattatgATTACTTCAGTGAAAAAACAGAAGAGGGTGGTATAGCTATGATAAGCCATTGTACAGATGAAGCCAGACGATACAGAATTATTGAAAAGCTTAGAGAGTATATACCTGTTCGGGTCATTGGTAGGTGCGGGGAAGGGTGTCCTGACGGGTACTTGTCGTgcaataaacaattacataaaaataaattttatctagCTTTTGAAAACAGCGATTGTTACGATTATGTGTCTGAAAAATACTGGCGTTCTCTAATAAGGAAGCAAATTCCAATAGTGGCTTGGAGGCTAAATATGGACGATATTGTAATTCCCGGAAGTTACATCAACGTATGGGATTTCCCTGATCTGGATGCTGCTGGACGCTATATACAGGAAGTCAACAGAAATAAAACGCTTTATAATAGCTATTTCCAGTGGCAATTTACATATAAGGTATTAGGCACGTCTGGATTTTGCGACTTGTGCCATAAGCTACAGGACCAAACAGTTCCAAGAAtggtttatcatgatatgaacggTTGGATCATGAACAACACATGTAGACCTGTTTCA CTGCAAAGGTATATACATCGGTGGTTTGACAGATTCACCTACGATTTCCGCATCCATTGA
- the LOC128548034 gene encoding cyclin-Q-like produces MAENEGMVHFRVVRFIYEAGLKLRMKTISLASACVLYHRFFRENRLDDYDPYLIAATCLYLGGKTEEEEHVKLRDIVNVTYRTLNRDKPPLEMGTTFQHYRDSLVNCELFLLRSLHFKSVVYHPHKFLLHYLKYLEDWFDPFTWQSVPLSRTCWALLRDSYHSPLALRYKPQHIAIAVIYMALQSHGIEVPYNRVADSPWWKVFKEDISLNEIKDIINEIVFTYDMENSLQT; encoded by the exons ATGGCCGAAAATGAAGGGATGGTTCATTTTCGAGTAGTTCGTTTCATTTATGAAGCTG GCTTGAAGCTTcgtatgaaaacaatatctcTGGCATCAGCTTGTGTCCTGTATCATAGATTCTTTAGAGAAAACAGGCTAGATGACTATGATCCATAT TTGATTGCTGCCACATGTTTGTATCTTGGGGGCAAGACAGAGGAAGAAGAGCATGTTAAACTTCGAGACATTGTTAATGTAACATACAG AACATTAAATAGAGACAAGCCACCTTTAGAGATGGGCACCACCTTTCAGCACTACAGGGATTCCCTAGTTAACTGTGAACTGTTTTTATTAAGAAGCTTGCATTTCAAATCAGTCGTTTACCATCCACATAAG tttttattgcaTTACTTGAAATACCTTGAAGACTGGTTTGATCCTTTCACCTGGCAGTCGGTCCCTCTGTCACGCACCTGCTGGGCACTGCTTAGAGATTCATACCACTCACCTCTAGCCTTGAGGTACAAACCTCAACACATTGCTATAGCTGTGATATATATGGCCCTCCAGAGCCATGGCATAGAAGTACCATACAACAGAGTTGCAGATTCACCGTGGTGGAAG gttTTCAAGGAGGATATTTCACTgaatgaaataaaagacataatTAATGAGATAGTGTTTACATATGACATGGAAAACTCCTTACAAACATGA